The genomic interval CGATCGGCACCAGTGCATTACGCAAGGCATGGCGCAACACCACCCGCGCAGGCAGCAACCCTTTGGCGCGGGCGGTGCGAATATAATCCGCCTGCAACACCGCCAGCATCGCCGCCCGGGTATGGCGCATCAGCGTAGCGGCCAGCCCGGTGCCCAGCACCAGCGCAGGCAGCAACAGCGTGCGCAGGTTTTGCGTCACATCCTCCGCCAACGGCACATAGCCGGAAGCGGGCAGCCAGTGCAGATGCACCGAGAACAGCAGGATCAGCAGAATGCCGAGCCAGAAATGCGGTACCGAAATGCCGGACAGCGCCACCAGGTTGGCGGTGTGATCCACCCAACTGTTCTTGCGTACCGCGGCGACAATCCCGGCGCCGACGCCGGCCACCAGCGCCACCAGCATCGCCAGCAGCGACAACTCCAGCGTCACCGGCAGTTTGCTGGCGATAAGCGCCGTCACCGGCTCTTTGGTGCGCAGCGAGACACCCAGATTGCCCTGCAACGCATTCCCTACCCAGTACAGATACTGGGACGACAGCGGGTCATTCAGGTGATACTCCTCGCGCAGTTGCGCAATCGCCGCCGGATCGCGCTCCTCCCCCGCCATCGCCAGTACCGGGTCGCCCGGCAGCAGCTTCTGCAACGCGAACACCATCACGCTCACCAATAGCAGCGTGGGAACAGCCAGCAGCAGCCGCTTACCGATCAGCTCAAGCATATCGACACCCCTGGATTATTTCAGGCTGACGCCGGCCAGCCGCACCAGACCATCCGGCGACGGCGTGAAGCCGTTCAGCTTGTTGGTCATACCGAAGATGCGCGGCTCGAAGTAGAGATAGGCAATCGGCATGTCGGTCTGCAATTGATTCACCACCTTGCCGTACAGCGCCTGACGGGCGGCGATGTCATTGGTCTGGCGCGCCTGCGTCAGCCACTCGTCCACCTGCGGGTTACTGTAGCGCCCATCGTTGAGCGTGCCTTTGCTGTGGATGAACGAGAAAATACTGCCGTCCGGATCCGGGCGCCCTGACCATCCCGACAGGCTGAGCTGGTACTCGCCGCTCTGCTGGCGGGACAGCAGCGTCGCGAATTCGCTCATCTGCAACGTGACGTTGAAACCGGCTTCGCCAGTCATCGCCTGGATCACCTGCCCTGCCTGTTGCGCCGTGGGATTATTCGTCACCAGCAGCACCACATTGACCGGTGTTTTCACGCCCGCCGCCGCCAGCAACGCCTTGGCTTTATCGACATCACGCGCACTGATCGGCGTGTTGACGTGATAAGGACTCACCGGCGAAAAAGCCTGATTGGCCGGGTCGAACTGGCCTTCAAACACCACCTGATTCAGCGCATCGCGATCGATCGCCAGCGAGAACGCCTGACGCACCCGCGCATCCCTGAAAGGGCTGTTCGGCTCAACCTTGCCGTTGGCGATATTGAATGTGATGCCCTGATAGCCGAGCCCCGTCACCTTCGCCAGACGCAGGTTGGGGTTGGACTCCACGGTTTTGATGTCCGTCGGAGCGATACCTTCCGTCAGATCCAGATCGCCGGCACGCAGGTTGGCCAGCCGCACCGAGGCGTCGGGGATCGGCAGGAACACCACTTTGTCGAAGTGGTAAGCCGCCTTGTTCCAGTAGTTTTCAAAGCGTTTCAGCACGATGCGATCCTGCTGCACCCGGCTTTCAAACGCATATGGCCCGGAGCACACCGGATGCATGGCGAAATCCGGTTTGGCGGCGGCCTGCGGCGCCAGCATCGCGCCGGCGCGATCGGTCAATTGGCTGAGCAACGCCGCATCCGGGGTTTTCAGATGAAACACCACCTGATAAGGCCCGGTGACGTCCACCCGCTCGATAGAGGAGATCTCGCTTTTGCGTATCGACCCCGGCAAGGTCAGCGCCCGTTCGATATTAAATTTCACCGCCTCGGCGTTGAACGGCTCGCCGTCCTGGAATGTCACCCCCTGCCGCAGGTTCATGGTCAGGGTTTTGCCGTCGTCGCTCCACGACCAGTCCGTCGCCAGACCGGGGACGACCTTCAGGTGCTCGTCCACATCGACCAGCCGGTCGCACAGCGCGGCGAACACGAAACGGCCGTAGTAGGTTCGCGCCAGATGCGGATCCAGCATGTCCGGATCCGCCCCCAGCCCGATACGAAGGGTACTCTCTGCCTGCGAGGAAAGACTGGCCCCGAACAACATCAGGCCACCGACTGCGGTCAACAACGTATGACGGACTTTCATCACTTCGTTTCTCCAGAAGTTCAGGATGTATGACGGGCCGCCTGTTCGAACAGGGCCCGGCGACGTAAAAAAGCCTCCGACGGCGGCGCGACGGTGATCACGCTGCGATCGGCATGAATTTCCTGCCAGCGATGGCAGGCTACCTGACGTCCGCCGGGCAACACCTGGCGAATCGGCTCAAGCTGGCGGCACTCGTCGCGCACATACGGGCAACGGGTATGGAAGCGGCACCCGGACGGCGGTACCGCAGGATTGGGCAGATCGCCCTGCAACACCGGCATCGACTGCCGCAACCCAGGCTGTAATTGGGGCGCCGAGGCGATCAGCGCCTGGGTGTAGGGATGCAACGGCGCATCGAACAGTTCATCCGCGCGCGCCAGTTCAATAATCTGGCCCAGATACATCACCGCCACGCGGTCGCTCATGTGGCGGATCACCGCCAGCCCGTGCGCCACAATGATCATGGTCAAACCAAAACGGGCCTTGAGATCTTCCAGCAGGTTCACCACCTGCGCCTGCACCGACACATCCAGCGCCGACACCGGTTCATCGCCCAGCAGCAATTTCGGTGACGACGCCAGCGCGCGGGCGATGCCGATGCGCTGACGCTGGCCGCCGGAAAACTCGTGCGGATAGCGCTGCGCCCAGGCGTCCGGCAGGCCGACGGTGCGCAACAGGTCGTGTACCCGGTCGCGCCGTTCGGTTCGGGCCATCGCGGTGTGCAGCCACAGCGGCTCCCCGACCAGGCTCTCCACCGTCATGCGCGGATTAAGCGAAGCGAACGGATCCTGAAAAATAATCTGTAGCTCGCGCCGCAATTGATTCAGCCGATCGCCGCCGGCGCGGGTGATCTCTTCCCCCTGATAAAACACCTGCCCGGCGGACGCCGTCAGCAGGCGCAGCAGCAGGCGGCCCAGCGTGGATTTGCCGGAACCGGATTCGCCGACGATCGCCAGCGTTTCGCCGGGCTGAACGCTCAGCGAAACGCGATCCACCGCCGTGATGTGCTGCGTGCGGCGCAACAGACGCACCGGCCCCGGAAACTGCTTGCTCAAATCGCGGCACTCAAGAATGGGTGTGTTCATGCAATCGCCTCCAGCGCGACATGCTGCTCCAGCGGTACGCGAAAACAGGCGACGAGGTGTTGGTCGCCCAGATCCTGCAACGGCGGCTTGTGATGATGGCACTGCGGTTGCACGAACGGGCAACGGGTGGCGAAGCGACACCCGGCCGGCATCGCCTCCGGCAGCGGCACCTGCCCGGGAATGGTGGCCAGCGCCTGTTGGCGTTGACCCAGGCTTGGGATCGCCCCCATCAGCCCGATGGTGTACGGGTGCTGCGGATCGTTGAAAATCGCCGCGACGTCGCCGGTTTCCACCACCTGCCCGGCGTACATCACCGCCACGCGCTGCGCCACTTCCGCCACCACGCCCAGATCGTGGGTAATCATCAGCACCGCGGCGCCGGTATCCTGTTGTAACTGATTGAGCAGCGTGAGTATCTGCGCCTGAATGGTGACATCCAGCGCGGTGGTGGGCTCGTCGGCGATCAGCAGCGACGGTTGGTTAATCAGCGCCATGGCGATCATCACCCGCTGGCGCATCCCGCCGGAAAGCTGGTGCGGCCAGGCGCGCAGACGCATCGCCGCCGCCGGGATCTGCACCTTCTCCAGCATCGCCAGCGCCGCGTGCAACGCCGCCTCCCGCCGCATCGGGCGGTGGCGCATCACCGCTTCGGCAAGCTGGTCGCCCAGCGTGAACGCCGGGTTCAGCGAGGTCATCGGCTCCTGAAACACCATCGCCAGCCGGTTGCCGCGCAGATCCGCGTACTGGCGGGGCGACAGCGCGCGCAAGTCATGCTCGCCAAAACGCATCTCGCCGCCGACAATACGCGCGCCGGGCGGCAACAACCCCATCAATGCCAGCGAGGTAATGCTCTTGCCGCAGCCGGATTCCCCGACCAGCGCCAGCGTTTCGCCCGCTTGTAATGTCAGGCTGATGCCGTCCAGCACCGTGACCGGCGAGCCGTTAAACCGCACCTGCAAATCACGCAGATGCAGCACCGGCTCAGGATTCGCATGAGTCATGACCGTTCCTCATCCTCATTGGAGTGAATGGCGTCCATCAATGCCTGTTGTAACGCCAGCAGGTGTTCACGCATCACGGCAGCGGCGTCGACCGGCTGACGCGCAGCGATATGCTGAATCAGGCGATGGTGGTGATGATCGTAACTGTTCAGCCGATCCGGCGTGCGCGCCCGGACACGCAGGTGCTGCCAGCCGGGTTCGCGCCGGACGGCGTCGATAGCGTCGAACAGGCTGAGCATCAGCCGGTTGCCCGCCGCCTCGGCGATAGCGCGGTGAAAGGCGCTGTCCCACAGTTCATGCTGATCGCCGTCGGTCAGGGTGATGGTCTGCATCCGCTCCGCCAGCCGCTCCATCAACGCGATCTGCTCCCGGCTGGCGCGCAGCGCCGCCAACCGCGCCAGCCCCGGCTCCAGTTGTAACCGCGCCTCCATCACCTCCAGCAGATTGGACTGCTGCGGCAACCCTTGTAGCACCAGCGGTTGTACCGGCGCGGACGGCCCGACGAAAGTCCCCTTTCCCTGTTTGCGCCAGATGCGGCCCTCTTCCTCCAGCACATCCAGCGCCCGGCGGATTTCACGGCGTCCGACGCCAAAACGCTCCGCCAGCTCGCGTTCAGCCGGCAGCGGTTGCTCTGGATTGCTGTCATGTTGCTGAATCAGATGTCGCAGCGTATCCAGCGCCGAACTGGAATTGGCGCTGGTCTCTTTCGCACCACTCATGATTGGTTCGCTCTTTTTTCATCAAAACAGACATTAACCGTCGCAAAAATTGCACCACCCGTATCAATGCCGCTGGTATGAAGACAGGCAATAATCGAACCAATTTTTATTGGTTCATAACATTAAGCAGCAGGAGTTGAGCTAATCGACTGAGTGTGAAGCGAAAAATAATCATGGTATGCCGTCATCGACATCCACGATCGCGATACGTCATGGCGGTTGTTGCTCGCCAACAAGGCAGACAACGGTATGTCATGGTGCGTCGTGCAAGTGCAACGCAGAGGGAGAACCGCTTACATTGCGGGTGCGCCAGCTTTCCTCGTCCCGAGCGTCAGCTTGAGTCAACACCCGGCGATTCGTGGCGTTACCGATTTTCTGCCAGCGAAGGCATGAGGGTATATACCCAAAATAATTCGAGTTGCAGGACAACACGCTCGCGTGTTGAACAACGCCACGCGTTGGCCCTTTAGGGCAAGGCTCGTAAGAGCCTTGTAACGCGGCAAGAGAGCGAATCCCGATGCGCTTACTCAGGTAAGTGATTCGGGTGAGCAAACGCCGCCAACACACCTGCAACGTGAAGTATGACGGGTATAAAACCAACCATCAGAACCGCGGCAGCCATTTATTTTTTATGACGTAATACGCTGCGGAAAAATAAAAACCATTCCCGCCAGATATGATGGATTCACCCGTTTTAACATCACCCATGCCCAGGAAACGGTGCATATATGCAGGGATAAGATTTAGCACCCCAGAAAGTGAAATAGCGACAATGTGAAACTCCGCTTACCCTTTCGGGAATATCAACATACGGATATACGCACAGCATACAGCAATAGTGATACTGCCTGTTAAAATAAACAGAATAACAAACAAATGAATTTCCTAGCGTTTACATCAGCAAGCCAGAGCAGCCAATACACCGGCAACGTGAAGTATGACGGATATATATTCAGTTAAGGCACGTAACTGCTTATTTTGATCGCACCTTGTCTTTTTTAAACAAACTTAATTTAAATAATATAATCAAGTGACAATAAAACCGATGTGCTGTTAACGCTATGTTGCTATTAAGAACGGCTACCCATCGACACCGCCAGGCGCCCGATGAACAATGCTGGCAACGGGCGGCATTCACCGCCAGGGTGCATGGCGTGCACCAGAATAGTGATATTCCACAGCGTATAACATTGGCTGATTTAGGGTTAATGACCGAAAATCAATTTTCAATATTAATAGAAAGCTGCTTTGCATTTTCCGCAACGCCCCATAAATTAACGGATAAATTCTTGACAATAAGAGCAATGAATCAGAAATACGAAATATAACGTTCGTATTTTAATCAAATTACCAATTTCTTCCATTTACACGGAACCTTTTCCTGTTTTACGCCAGCCGTCACTTATTTTTTCCGCGCGTCATGACCTGGCGCCGTTTTATTTACCGTCGCTGGACGTATTTTATTTATCCTCGGTTGCGGTTATATATTTACGGGCACGTCTTTTGCTACTGACTTTCCGCTCGTGGTATTTAGCGGCGGGATGATTAAGAGACAGAGTACCGATTAAGACCGGCGCGCTGTCCAAACAATATGCAGCTGTAACTTGACGTATGACAGGTATAGACGTGCACATCACAACATCATCACCATATTCAAATAAAGAGGGTTAATTCGATGTCAGAGGAAGTGACTCTGCCAACTACCGGCAGGAAAAGCAGGTTTGGGGCGATAGGGCCCTACCTTGCACTGCTTGCCGCTATTCTGTTTTTTTCAGGGCTATTTTTTAAAGTCGACGGCCTGAAATGGCTCGGCGCGTTCGACTTCACCACCCTTGGCGGCAGCTTCGGCACCATCAAGGATGCCACCAGCACCTTCATCGGCGTCGGCGGCGTCAGCGCCAAAGCCGGCTTCCTGTTTGCCTTGTCGCTGGTGCCGACCGTGATGCTGGCGCTCGGCATATTGGAAATCTTTACCCACTATGGCGCCATTCGCGCAGCGCATCGGCTGCTGACGCCACTGCTGCGCCCGATTCTCGGTATTCCCGGCCGCACCGGCCTGGCGCTGATTACCGACCTGCAAAGCACCGATGCCGGCGCGGCGCTCACCAAAGAGCTGCACGATCGTGGTGAAATCACCAAAAAAGACGTGGTCATCATGGGCGCCTGGCAATACTCCGGCGCGGGTCTGATCAACAACTATTTTTCCATCGGCTCTGCGCTGTTCGCTTCTATGACTGCGCCGGTGGTCATCCCGCTGGTACTGATGCTGGTACTGAAATTCGTCGGCGCCGCGCTGGTGCGCATAATACTGAACAGCGTATATCGGAAGGATTTTAACCATGAGCAGTAATAGCCAGACCAACGTCTCCAACAACCCGTTCGACATTTTCGTCGTCGGCGCCCGCAAAGGCTTCAACATCGCCATCAACAATCTGTTGCCCAACGTCCTGATGGCTTACGTGATTGCTGAAATCCTCAATCTGTTGGGCGTGATGACGCTGCTGGGCAAGGTGTTCGCACCGATCATGGGGCTGTTCGGCCTGCCGGGCGAAGCCATCACCGTGCTGCTGACGTCCTGGCTTTCCGCTTCCGCCGGTACCGGCGTGGCGGTCAGCCTGCTGTCCAAAGGGGTTCTGGATGGTCACGCCATTACCATTCTGGCGCCCGCCATCTTTCTGATGGGCTCACAGTTGCAGTATATGGGTCGCCTGCTGGGCGTCGCCGACGTACCGAAAAAATACTGGCCGTTGCTGATGCTGACCAGCCTGTTCAATGCCGTGATCGCCATGCTGATCATGCGTCTGTTCGCCTGAACCAATACGATTTCCAGGGAGCGCAACATGTCTATCGTTTTAGAGCATTACAACTACCTGCACACCATTCCGGAGTTAGGGTTTCAGGAATTCAAAACCTCCGACTATCTGGCCGGCCAGATTGACGCCGCCGGTTATCGCGTGACCCGCGGCGTCAACGGCACCACCGGCATCATCGCCGAGCTGGACAGCGGCGTGCCCGGCCCGGTGCTGGCGCTGCGCGCCGACATGGACGCGCTGGGCCATGTGATCAACGGCGAGTTCTGCGCCCGTCATACCTGCGGCCACGATGCCCACTCTTCCGTGGTGCTGACGGCAGCTCAGGAGATTATCCGCGAAGGCCTGGTGAAAAAAGGACGGCTGAAGATCCTGTTTCAACCGGCGGAAGAGCTGGGCACCGGCGCCATCGCCATGGTGGAAGGCGGCGCGCTGGACGATGTGGATACCATCCTCGGCTTCCATCTGCGCCCGGTAGAAGAGTGTGTTCTGGGGGAAGCCATTCCCGCCGTGTACTACTCCGCCAGCAGCACGCTGGAAGTCACCTTCCACGGTAAACCGGCCCACGGTGCGCGCCCGCATCTTGGGGTCAACGCATTGGAAGCCGCGGCCAACGCGGTGATGGCGGTCAAAGCCATTCCGTTGCCGCCCCACCTCACCTGGAGCGCCAAGGCGACACGTTTCTTGTGTGATGCCGGCGTCACCAACTCCATCCCGGATAACGCGGTGGTGTGCTGGGATCTGCGTTCCGCCCAGAATGACCTGATGGCAACGCTGAAGGAGAAGGTCAGCCTGGCTATCGAACACAGCGCCGCCGCTCTCGGCGCCACCGTAGAGATCAAGCTGACGAAGGAAATTCCGGCGGCGGAAATCCACGAAGAGGCGA from Musicola paradisiaca NCPPB 2511 carries:
- a CDS encoding ABC transporter permease yields the protein MLELIGKRLLLAVPTLLLVSVMVFALQKLLPGDPVLAMAGEERDPAAIAQLREEYHLNDPLSSQYLYWVGNALQGNLGVSLRTKEPVTALIASKLPVTLELSLLAMLVALVAGVGAGIVAAVRKNSWVDHTANLVALSGISVPHFWLGILLILLFSVHLHWLPASGYVPLAEDVTQNLRTLLLPALVLGTGLAATLMRHTRAAMLAVLQADYIRTARAKGLLPARVVLRHALRNALVPIVTLTTLLFGELLGGAVLTEQVFTIPGFGKMIVDAVFNRDYAVVQGVVLVVAIGFLLLNLLADVLYLLINPKMRG
- a CDS encoding FadR/GntR family transcriptional regulator; its protein translation is MSGAKETSANSSSALDTLRHLIQQHDSNPEQPLPAERELAERFGVGRREIRRALDVLEEEGRIWRKQGKGTFVGPSAPVQPLVLQGLPQQSNLLEVMEARLQLEPGLARLAALRASREQIALMERLAERMQTITLTDGDQHELWDSAFHRAIAEAAGNRLMLSLFDAIDAVRREPGWQHLRVRARTPDRLNSYDHHHHRLIQHIAARQPVDAAAVMREHLLALQQALMDAIHSNEDEERS
- a CDS encoding ABC transporter substrate-binding protein, with product MKVRHTLLTAVGGLMLFGASLSSQAESTLRIGLGADPDMLDPHLARTYYGRFVFAALCDRLVDVDEHLKVVPGLATDWSWSDDGKTLTMNLRQGVTFQDGEPFNAEAVKFNIERALTLPGSIRKSEISSIERVDVTGPYQVVFHLKTPDAALLSQLTDRAGAMLAPQAAAKPDFAMHPVCSGPYAFESRVQQDRIVLKRFENYWNKAAYHFDKVVFLPIPDASVRLANLRAGDLDLTEGIAPTDIKTVESNPNLRLAKVTGLGYQGITFNIANGKVEPNSPFRDARVRQAFSLAIDRDALNQVVFEGQFDPANQAFSPVSPYHVNTPISARDVDKAKALLAAAGVKTPVNVVLLVTNNPTAQQAGQVIQAMTGEAGFNVTLQMSEFATLLSRQQSGEYQLSLSGWSGRPDPDGSIFSFIHSKGTLNDGRYSNPQVDEWLTQARQTNDIAARQALYGKVVNQLQTDMPIAYLYFEPRIFGMTNKLNGFTPSPDGLVRLAGVSLK
- a CDS encoding ABC transporter ATP-binding protein, which codes for MTHANPEPVLHLRDLQVRFNGSPVTVLDGISLTLQAGETLALVGESGCGKSITSLALMGLLPPGARIVGGEMRFGEHDLRALSPRQYADLRGNRLAMVFQEPMTSLNPAFTLGDQLAEAVMRHRPMRREAALHAALAMLEKVQIPAAAMRLRAWPHQLSGGMRQRVMIAMALINQPSLLIADEPTTALDVTIQAQILTLLNQLQQDTGAAVLMITHDLGVVAEVAQRVAVMYAGQVVETGDVAAIFNDPQHPYTIGLMGAIPSLGQRQQALATIPGQVPLPEAMPAGCRFATRCPFVQPQCHHHKPPLQDLGDQHLVACFRVPLEQHVALEAIA
- a CDS encoding M20 peptidase aminoacylase family protein, with amino-acid sequence MSIVLEHYNYLHTIPELGFQEFKTSDYLAGQIDAAGYRVTRGVNGTTGIIAELDSGVPGPVLALRADMDALGHVINGEFCARHTCGHDAHSSVVLTAAQEIIREGLVKKGRLKILFQPAEELGTGAIAMVEGGALDDVDTILGFHLRPVEECVLGEAIPAVYYSASSTLEVTFHGKPAHGARPHLGVNALEAAANAVMAVKAIPLPPHLTWSAKATRFLCDAGVTNSIPDNAVVCWDLRSAQNDLMATLKEKVSLAIEHSAAALGATVEIKLTKEIPAAEIHEEATALISDAIVDVLGPQGLTAPKSTAGGEDFFFYPRLKPEVKSGFWGLGTNLKPGLHHPDMHFDLNSLEVGVKVFKRCVEKVLG
- a CDS encoding nucleoside recognition domain-containing protein; the encoded protein is MSEEVTLPTTGRKSRFGAIGPYLALLAAILFFSGLFFKVDGLKWLGAFDFTTLGGSFGTIKDATSTFIGVGGVSAKAGFLFALSLVPTVMLALGILEIFTHYGAIRAAHRLLTPLLRPILGIPGRTGLALITDLQSTDAGAALTKELHDRGEITKKDVVIMGAWQYSGAGLINNYFSIGSALFASMTAPVVIPLVLMLVLKFVGAALVRIILNSVYRKDFNHEQ
- a CDS encoding ABC transporter ATP-binding protein, whose product is MNTPILECRDLSKQFPGPVRLLRRTQHITAVDRVSLSVQPGETLAIVGESGSGKSTLGRLLLRLLTASAGQVFYQGEEITRAGGDRLNQLRRELQIIFQDPFASLNPRMTVESLVGEPLWLHTAMARTERRDRVHDLLRTVGLPDAWAQRYPHEFSGGQRQRIGIARALASSPKLLLGDEPVSALDVSVQAQVVNLLEDLKARFGLTMIIVAHGLAVIRHMSDRVAVMYLGQIIELARADELFDAPLHPYTQALIASAPQLQPGLRQSMPVLQGDLPNPAVPPSGCRFHTRCPYVRDECRQLEPIRQVLPGGRQVACHRWQEIHADRSVITVAPPSEAFLRRRALFEQAARHTS
- a CDS encoding YjiG family protein, producing MSSNSQTNVSNNPFDIFVVGARKGFNIAINNLLPNVLMAYVIAEILNLLGVMTLLGKVFAPIMGLFGLPGEAITVLLTSWLSASAGTGVAVSLLSKGVLDGHAITILAPAIFLMGSQLQYMGRLLGVADVPKKYWPLLMLTSLFNAVIAMLIMRLFA